One region of Mycolicibacterium lutetiense genomic DNA includes:
- a CDS encoding dTDP-4-dehydrorhamnose 3,5-epimerase family protein, which translates to MTARELTVPGAWEITPRLHGDARGLFFEWFTDAGFAEMTGHHFDLRQANCSVSAAGVLRGVHFAQLPPSQAKYVTCVRGAVLDVVVDIRVGSPTYGQWDSVLLDEHSRRSIYLSEGLGHAFLSMEDDSTVMYLCSAPYSPGQEHTILATDLGIDWPVSEPVLSERDAAAPTLEQVRAAGLLPTWDATRAFVDELRARVRD; encoded by the coding sequence GTGACCGCGCGGGAGCTGACCGTCCCGGGCGCCTGGGAGATCACCCCTCGGCTGCACGGCGACGCACGCGGGCTGTTCTTCGAATGGTTCACCGACGCTGGGTTCGCCGAGATGACCGGGCACCACTTCGACCTGCGGCAGGCCAACTGTTCGGTGTCGGCGGCCGGGGTGCTGCGCGGTGTGCATTTCGCTCAGTTGCCTCCCAGCCAGGCCAAGTACGTGACCTGCGTCCGCGGTGCCGTGCTCGACGTGGTGGTCGACATCCGAGTGGGGTCCCCGACCTACGGACAGTGGGACTCGGTGCTGCTCGACGAACACAGTCGCCGTTCGATCTACCTGTCCGAGGGCCTCGGCCACGCCTTCCTGTCGATGGAGGATGACTCGACGGTGATGTACCTGTGTTCGGCGCCGTACAGCCCGGGGCAGGAGCACACCATCTTGGCCACCGATCTGGGGATCGACTGGCCGGTCAGCGAGCCGGTGCTGTCCGAGCGCGACGCGGCCGCCCCAACGCTGGAGCAGGTCCGCGCCGCCGGGCTCCTGCCGACGTGGGACGCAACCCGCGCCTTCGTCGACGAGCTGCGCGCCCGCGTCCGGGACTGA
- a CDS encoding DmpA family aminopeptidase, whose amino-acid sequence MPECSSRPRPRARDIGVVIGEHPTGPKNAITDVAGVSVGHHTVQRSGPNPVNTGVTVVVPHPGIFTEPVFAGAHRLNGNGELTGLEWIRESGELTTPIGLTNTHSVGVVRDALVEAQVQARGEGLYWSLPVVGETYDGLLNDSNGYHVQAEHVFAALDDATDGPVGEGNVGGGTGMICHGFKGGIGTASRVTDTVAGQYTVGVLVQANQGRRERLRVNGVPVGEMVGPELVPTPDLPMRYPAGAGSIIVVVATDAPLLPLQCTRLAQRSALAVGRVGGTGEQYSGDMMLAFSTGNRGIPPYGWDENPDANRPEIGVRMVAPQLMTRLFDLAIEATEEAIVNALVAAETMTGRGGLTAHALDHKLLHAALLLEGH is encoded by the coding sequence GTGCCCGAGTGCTCCTCGCGTCCACGCCCCCGAGCCCGCGACATCGGCGTCGTCATCGGTGAACATCCGACCGGTCCGAAGAATGCCATCACCGATGTGGCCGGAGTGTCCGTCGGCCACCACACGGTCCAGCGGTCCGGCCCCAACCCGGTCAACACGGGTGTCACGGTCGTGGTCCCGCACCCGGGGATCTTCACCGAACCGGTCTTCGCCGGCGCACACCGACTCAATGGCAACGGCGAGCTCACCGGCCTGGAATGGATCCGCGAATCCGGCGAGCTCACCACGCCTATCGGGCTCACCAACACCCACAGCGTCGGTGTCGTTCGCGATGCCCTGGTCGAGGCGCAGGTGCAGGCCCGCGGCGAGGGGTTGTACTGGTCTCTGCCGGTGGTCGGGGAGACCTACGACGGGCTGCTCAACGACAGCAACGGCTATCACGTCCAGGCCGAGCACGTGTTCGCCGCACTCGACGATGCCACCGATGGGCCGGTCGGTGAGGGCAATGTCGGTGGCGGGACGGGAATGATCTGCCACGGCTTCAAAGGCGGCATCGGCACCGCCTCGCGGGTGACCGACACGGTGGCCGGGCAGTACACCGTCGGCGTGCTGGTGCAGGCGAATCAAGGTCGGCGGGAACGTCTTCGGGTCAACGGCGTGCCGGTCGGCGAGATGGTGGGCCCCGAACTGGTGCCGACGCCTGATCTGCCGATGCGCTACCCGGCCGGAGCCGGCTCGATCATCGTCGTCGTCGCCACCGACGCGCCGCTGCTGCCGCTTCAATGCACCCGGCTCGCGCAGCGGTCCGCCCTGGCCGTCGGCCGGGTGGGCGGAACCGGTGAGCAGTACAGCGGCGACATGATGCTGGCCTTCTCCACCGGGAACCGGGGGATTCCGCCGTACGGATGGGATGAGAACCCCGATGCCAACCGGCCCGAGATCGGGGTGCGCATGGTGGCGCCGCAGCTGATGACCCGGCTGTTCGACCTGGCGATCGAAGCCACCGAGGAGGCCATCGTCAATGCGCTGGTGGCCGCCGAGACCATGACCGGCCGGGGTGGATTGACCGCCCATGCGCTCGACCACAAGCTGCTGCACGCCGCGCTGCTGCTGGAGGGGCACTGA
- a CDS encoding TetR/AcrR family transcriptional regulator, protein MGRPNRQAQRREEILDAAITLIERKDLTGLRIADVAAELKVTPNAVRYYFREMDQLLSALAQRSDRKFYDDRLAVVQRTADARDQIAFMIAAGLPSGPEDAEWRAILRAVLAAGFVLDQRPDVQHIYHRQVDLYAQILESGSAAGTFTLTAPARDIAMPLMAMEDYLGYRIVARDPDLDRATALRLMRGYAELATGAQLPVTV, encoded by the coding sequence GTGGGACGGCCGAATCGACAAGCTCAACGACGCGAGGAGATCCTCGACGCTGCGATCACTCTGATCGAACGCAAGGATCTGACCGGCCTCCGGATCGCGGACGTGGCCGCTGAGCTCAAGGTGACCCCCAACGCGGTGCGGTACTACTTCCGGGAGATGGACCAACTGCTCTCGGCACTCGCGCAGCGCTCCGACCGCAAGTTCTACGACGATCGGCTCGCCGTGGTGCAGCGCACCGCCGATGCCCGCGATCAGATCGCTTTCATGATCGCCGCCGGCCTACCGTCGGGACCGGAGGACGCCGAGTGGCGGGCGATCCTGCGGGCTGTCCTGGCGGCCGGGTTCGTGCTCGATCAACGCCCCGACGTCCAGCACATCTATCACCGCCAGGTCGATCTCTACGCCCAGATTCTCGAATCTGGATCTGCGGCAGGCACATTCACGCTGACAGCGCCCGCCCGAGATATCGCGATGCCCCTGATGGCGATGGAGGACTATCTCGGATACCGCATCGTGGCACGAGATCCCGACCTCGACCGGGCCACCGCGCTGCGGCTGATGCGGGGCTATGCCGAACTCGCGACGGGGGCGCAGCTTCCGGTGACGGTGTGA
- a CDS encoding EamA family transporter, whose product MTTRAPLGATLLVVIAAVSQEVGAAFAVGLFAAVGTVGALFARFAVAGVILCAAVRPTVRGLTRQAWGAAIALTATLATMNFCFYLAIARIPLGIAVTIEALGPLILSVVTGQSRAAWLWAVLALAGVASLGLPHAGGGHFEATGFAFAAAAGVAWAGYILASARTAVEFRRVDGLALATAMGALVVAPFAVASAHLQALDWRVLGIGAAVGVLSSVIPYSLELISLRRLPPATFAVLTCLSPVAAALAGLVVLGQQIGVLGYLGVALVTVAGIGAVRSARSGRAEPLG is encoded by the coding sequence GTGACCACCCGCGCCCCGCTCGGGGCAACGCTGCTGGTGGTGATCGCCGCGGTCAGCCAGGAGGTGGGCGCGGCGTTCGCGGTCGGCCTGTTCGCCGCGGTCGGGACAGTGGGAGCGTTGTTCGCCCGGTTCGCGGTGGCGGGGGTCATCCTGTGTGCGGCGGTACGTCCGACCGTTCGGGGCCTGACGAGACAGGCCTGGGGTGCGGCGATCGCCCTGACCGCGACGCTGGCCACGATGAACTTCTGCTTCTACCTGGCCATCGCGCGGATCCCACTGGGAATCGCGGTGACCATCGAAGCCCTGGGTCCACTGATCCTCTCGGTGGTGACCGGTCAGAGCCGGGCCGCATGGTTGTGGGCGGTGCTGGCCCTCGCCGGCGTCGCATCGCTGGGCCTGCCGCACGCCGGGGGCGGGCATTTCGAGGCCACGGGATTCGCTTTCGCGGCCGCGGCGGGGGTGGCCTGGGCCGGCTACATCCTGGCGTCTGCACGTACCGCCGTGGAGTTCCGTCGCGTCGACGGCCTGGCACTTGCCACCGCCATGGGCGCACTTGTCGTCGCCCCGTTTGCGGTCGCCTCGGCGCACCTGCAGGCACTGGACTGGCGCGTCCTCGGGATTGGCGCCGCGGTGGGGGTGTTGTCGTCGGTGATCCCGTACTCGCTGGAGCTGATCTCCCTGCGCCGGCTGCCGCCCGCCACATTTGCCGTGCTGACCTGCCTGTCACCGGTCGCCGCCGCGCTTGCCGGGCTCGTGGTACTCGGTCAGCAGATCGGAGTTCTCGGCTACCTCGGTGTCGCCCTGGTCACGGTCGCCGGCATCGGCGCGGTGCGATCGGCCCGCTCCGGCCGGGCCGAACCCCTCGGCTGA
- a CDS encoding ABC transporter permease, translated as MTAVLSSATGRALAAFGRNDIRGTYRDPLLVMVVFAPVIWTSGVALLTPKVAEMLAQRYDFDLVPYYPLVLTAFLLLTSIIIAGGLGAFLMLDEVDAGTMAALRVTPVPMSTFFAYRAGTVMVVTTVYVIATLSFSGILEPGLTGALLPIGLVAGLSAVVTQLLIVNLAGNKIQGIAMLRALGMLIAGLPCLPWFIDSPWNLAFGVLPPYWAAKAFWVASAHGTWWPYLVGGLAYNLAIAWPLSRRFVARSAL; from the coding sequence GTGACCGCAGTACTGAGTTCCGCCACCGGCCGAGCCCTGGCTGCGTTCGGCCGCAACGATATTCGTGGCACCTACCGTGATCCGTTGCTGGTGATGGTGGTGTTCGCACCCGTGATCTGGACCAGTGGCGTGGCTCTCCTGACGCCCAAGGTCGCTGAGATGCTGGCGCAGCGTTACGACTTCGACCTCGTGCCGTATTACCCACTGGTGCTCACCGCGTTTCTCCTACTGACCAGCATCATCATCGCCGGGGGACTTGGTGCGTTCCTGATGCTCGACGAGGTCGACGCCGGCACGATGGCGGCACTGCGCGTGACGCCGGTACCGATGTCGACGTTCTTCGCCTATCGAGCGGGCACAGTCATGGTGGTGACCACGGTCTATGTGATCGCGACATTGTCGTTCAGTGGCATCCTGGAGCCGGGGCTGACCGGGGCACTCCTCCCGATCGGGTTGGTCGCCGGACTGTCGGCCGTGGTGACGCAGCTACTGATTGTCAACCTGGCGGGCAACAAGATTCAGGGCATCGCGATGCTGCGTGCGTTGGGCATGCTGATCGCCGGCCTGCCGTGCCTGCCGTGGTTCATCGACTCGCCGTGGAACCTGGCCTTCGGAGTGCTGCCGCCGTATTGGGCTGCCAAGGCGTTCTGGGTCGCCAGCGCGCATGGCACCTGGTGGCCGTATCTCGTCGGCGGATTGGCATACAACCTCGCGATTGCCTGGCCGTTATCTCGTCGGTTCGTCGCCAGATCTGCGCTGTAG
- a CDS encoding fluoroquinolone export ABC transporter permease subunit, producing MSRLLTAMRLELTVATRQKFLHAGVFSGLIWLAVLLPMPRDLRPVAEPYVLVGDIAIIGFFFIGGSVFFEKQERTLGAVISTPLRFWEYLTAKLFVLLSISLFVAIVISTIADGFSYHPVPLVLGVLLGTLLMLLVGFITSLPFASVTDWFLAATIPLAVMLVPPLIYYSGLWPNPVLYVVPTQGPLLLLGVAFDQTALTNWQLLYAVLYPVLSLVVLWRSAHVLFGRYVVERSGVL from the coding sequence ATGAGCCGGTTGCTCACCGCGATGAGGCTCGAACTGACCGTGGCGACCCGGCAGAAGTTCCTGCACGCGGGTGTGTTCTCCGGTCTCATCTGGCTGGCGGTACTGCTGCCGATGCCGCGCGACCTGCGCCCGGTCGCCGAACCGTACGTGCTCGTCGGTGACATCGCGATCATCGGCTTCTTTTTCATCGGCGGCTCGGTGTTCTTCGAGAAACAGGAGCGGACGCTCGGCGCCGTCATCTCCACCCCGTTGCGGTTCTGGGAGTACTTGACAGCCAAACTCTTTGTGTTGTTGTCGATCTCGTTGTTCGTGGCAATCGTGATATCAACCATCGCCGACGGATTCAGCTACCATCCGGTGCCGCTGGTCCTCGGGGTCCTGCTCGGCACTCTGCTGATGCTGCTGGTCGGGTTCATCACGTCGCTACCGTTCGCCTCGGTCACCGACTGGTTTCTGGCCGCCACCATCCCGCTTGCGGTCATGCTGGTGCCGCCACTGATCTACTACTCGGGGCTCTGGCCGAACCCGGTGTTGTACGTCGTGCCCACCCAGGGTCCGCTGCTGCTCTTGGGTGTGGCGTTCGATCAGACGGCGTTGACGAACTGGCAGCTGCTCTATGCGGTGCTGTATCCCGTGCTGTCGCTGGTCGTTCTGTGGCGGTCCGCTCACGTGCTGTTCGGACGCTATGTGGTCGAAAGGTCGGGTGTGCTGTGA
- a CDS encoding ABC transporter ATP-binding protein: MLTATDVIDVRGLTFTYPKATEPAVRGMDFSVAPGEIFGFLGPSGAGKSTTQKLLIGLLRGHGGQATVWGRDPVDWGPDYYQRVGVSFELPNHYHKLTGLENLRFFGSLYDGPTADPMELLEAVDLGDAANTRVAQYSKGMQMRLTFARSLINNPELLFLDEPTSGLDPVTAGKVKRIILDLKARGRTIFLTTHDMSTADELCDRVAFVVDGAIVALDTPAELKIARSQRRVRLQYRAPDGLATAEYGMDGLADNTDFHAILRNHHVETIHSREASLNDVFVEVTGRRLS, from the coding sequence ATGCTTACTGCGACCGATGTCATCGACGTCCGAGGGCTGACGTTCACCTATCCCAAGGCGACCGAACCGGCCGTGCGCGGTATGGATTTCAGCGTCGCGCCCGGGGAGATCTTCGGTTTCCTCGGGCCCAGCGGTGCCGGGAAATCCACCACGCAGAAGCTACTCATCGGTCTGCTGCGCGGGCACGGCGGCCAGGCCACGGTGTGGGGCCGCGACCCCGTGGACTGGGGACCGGACTACTACCAACGCGTCGGCGTGTCCTTCGAACTTCCCAACCACTATCACAAACTCACCGGCCTGGAGAACCTCCGGTTCTTCGGCTCCCTGTACGACGGGCCGACGGCCGACCCGATGGAACTGCTCGAGGCGGTCGATCTGGGTGACGCCGCCAACACCCGAGTTGCCCAGTACTCCAAGGGAATGCAGATGCGGCTGACGTTCGCGCGGTCGCTGATCAACAACCCCGAGCTGCTGTTCCTCGACGAACCCACCTCGGGGCTCGATCCCGTCACGGCCGGCAAGGTGAAGCGCATCATCCTGGACCTGAAGGCTCGGGGCCGCACGATCTTCCTCACCACCCACGACATGTCCACCGCCGATGAACTGTGCGACCGGGTGGCTTTCGTCGTCGACGGTGCCATCGTGGCGCTGGATACCCCGGCCGAACTCAAGATCGCCCGTAGCCAACGCCGCGTCCGGTTGCAGTACCGCGCCCCCGACGGGCTGGCCACCGCCGAGTACGGGATGGACGGCCTGGCCGACAATACGGATTTCCATGCGATTCTGCGCAATCACCACGTCGAGACGATCCACAGTCGCGAAGCGAGTCTCAACGACGTCTTCGTCGAGGTCACTGGGCGACGGCTGTCATGA
- a CDS encoding GbsR/MarR family transcriptional regulator — MQRMPARVLATLLFSEQSSVTMAELAETLQASAGSISGSLKMLTSVGLAERVPAPASRRDHFRLRDDAWAVLFTSQNETIAAMQAAADAGITDTGGNGPAYHRLTQMRDFYAFLMAEIPTLLDRWQQQKAQGSNPT; from the coding sequence ATGCAGCGGATGCCCGCGCGCGTGCTCGCCACCCTGCTGTTCTCCGAACAATCCAGCGTCACGATGGCCGAGTTGGCCGAAACCCTGCAGGCCAGCGCCGGGTCGATCTCGGGGTCCCTGAAGATGCTGACGTCGGTCGGCCTGGCCGAGCGGGTTCCCGCCCCGGCCAGCCGACGCGACCACTTCCGGTTACGTGACGACGCGTGGGCGGTCCTGTTCACCAGCCAGAACGAGACGATCGCGGCCATGCAAGCCGCCGCCGACGCCGGCATCACGGACACCGGCGGCAACGGCCCGGCTTACCACCGCCTGACCCAGATGCGCGACTTCTACGCATTTCTGATGGCCGAGATCCCCACCCTGCTGGATCGCTGGCAGCAACAGAAGGCTCAGGGCAGCAATCCGACCTGA
- a CDS encoding CoA-acylating methylmalonate-semialdehyde dehydrogenase, with protein MTTQIQHYIDGQRTNAGSTRTADVLYPSTGEVQAQVLLASAADVDAAVASAVKAQKEWAAWNPQRRSRVLMKFIELVNANADELAELLSKEHGKTVPDSLGDIQRGIEVIEFAVGIPHLMKGEFTEGAGTGIDVYSIRQPLGVVAGITPFNFPAMIPLWKAGPALACGNALILKPSERDPSVPLRLAELFTEAGLPPGVLQVVQGDKEAVDAIIEHPDIKAIGFVGSSDIAQYIYSGAAAHGKRAQCFGGAKNHMVVLPDADLDQAVDALIGAGYGSAGERCMAISVAVPVGEETANRLRNKLVERINQLRVGHSLDPKADYGPLVTGAALERVRDYIGQGVESGAELVVDGRERASDDLAFGDHDLSKGYFIGPTLFDNVTTDMSIYTDEIFGPVLCIVRAHDYEEALRLPSEHEYGNGVAVFTRDGDAARDFVSRVQVGMVGVNVPIPVPVSYHSFGGWKRSGFGDLNQYGTASIQFYTKVKTVTERWPSGIKDGAEFVIPTFK; from the coding sequence ATGACCACACAAATTCAGCACTACATCGACGGCCAGCGCACCAACGCCGGATCGACCCGCACAGCCGACGTGCTCTACCCCAGCACCGGTGAGGTGCAGGCGCAGGTGCTGTTGGCCTCGGCCGCCGACGTCGACGCCGCGGTCGCCTCGGCCGTCAAAGCCCAGAAGGAATGGGCCGCCTGGAACCCGCAGCGCCGCTCCCGCGTCCTGATGAAGTTCATCGAGCTGGTCAACGCCAATGCCGATGAGCTCGCCGAGTTGCTCTCCAAGGAGCACGGCAAGACCGTCCCCGACTCGCTCGGCGACATCCAGCGCGGCATCGAGGTCATCGAGTTCGCCGTCGGCATCCCGCACCTGATGAAGGGCGAGTTCACCGAGGGCGCGGGCACCGGCATCGACGTCTACTCGATCCGCCAGCCACTGGGGGTGGTCGCCGGAATCACCCCGTTCAACTTCCCGGCGATGATCCCGCTGTGGAAGGCCGGTCCGGCACTCGCGTGCGGTAACGCCCTGATTCTCAAGCCTTCCGAGCGGGATCCTTCGGTTCCGCTGCGGCTGGCCGAATTGTTCACCGAGGCCGGCCTGCCGCCGGGCGTACTGCAGGTGGTGCAGGGCGACAAGGAAGCCGTCGACGCCATCATCGAGCACCCTGACATCAAGGCCATCGGCTTCGTCGGATCCTCGGACATCGCGCAGTACATCTACTCCGGTGCGGCCGCCCACGGTAAGCGCGCCCAGTGCTTCGGTGGCGCCAAGAACCACATGGTGGTGCTGCCCGACGCCGACCTTGATCAGGCCGTCGACGCGCTGATCGGCGCCGGCTACGGCAGTGCCGGCGAGCGCTGCATGGCGATCAGTGTCGCTGTCCCGGTGGGCGAGGAGACAGCGAACCGGTTGCGCAACAAGCTCGTCGAGCGGATCAACCAGCTGCGGGTCGGGCACAGCCTGGACCCCAAGGCCGACTACGGCCCACTGGTCACCGGTGCCGCCCTCGAGCGGGTCCGCGACTACATCGGCCAGGGCGTCGAGTCCGGGGCCGAGCTGGTGGTCGACGGTCGCGAGCGGGCGAGCGACGATCTGGCCTTCGGCGATCACGATCTATCCAAGGGCTACTTCATCGGCCCCACCCTGTTCGACAACGTCACCACCGACATGTCGATCTACACCGACGAGATCTTCGGACCGGTGCTGTGCATCGTGCGTGCGCACGACTACGAAGAAGCCCTGCGGCTGCCCTCGGAGCATGAGTACGGCAACGGCGTGGCGGTGTTCACCCGTGACGGCGACGCTGCCCGCGACTTCGTCTCGCGGGTGCAGGTCGGCATGGTGGGGGTCAACGTGCCGATCCCGGTTCCGGTGTCCTACCACAGCTTCGGCGGCTGGAAGCGGTCCGGCTTCGGCGATCTGAACCAGTACGGGACCGCGTCGATCCAGTTCTACACCAAGGTCAAGACCGTGACCGAGCGCTGGCCGTCGGGCATCAAGGATGGCGCCGAGTTCGTCATCCCGACCTTCAAGTAG
- a CDS encoding acyl-CoA dehydrogenase family protein, which translates to MFEMDDDERVIADTAAAFAEKRIAPYALEWDMTHHFPTDVLREAAELGMGAIYCGEDAGGSGLRRLDAVRIFEQLAAADPTLAAFLSIHNMCAWMVDSFGTEEQRKTWVPKLASMETIASYCLTEPGAGSDAAALRTRAVRDGDHYVLDGVKQFISGAGISDMYIVMARTGADGPKGISAFVVEKDTPGLSFGAQEQKMGWNAQPTAQVIFEGVRVPADALLGGTEGTGFGIAMNGLNGGRINIAACSLGGAQAAYAKTLSYLADRQAFGGALIDEPTIRFTLADMATGLETSRNMLWRAASALDGNHPDKVTLCAMAKRYVTDTCYEVADQALQLHGGYGYLTEYGLEKIVRDLRVHRILEGTNEIMRVVIGRSESARARNSA; encoded by the coding sequence ATGTTCGAGATGGATGACGACGAACGCGTGATCGCCGACACGGCGGCCGCGTTCGCCGAAAAGCGCATCGCACCATACGCGTTGGAGTGGGACATGACGCACCACTTCCCCACCGATGTGTTGCGCGAGGCTGCCGAACTCGGCATGGGCGCGATCTACTGCGGTGAGGACGCCGGCGGCAGCGGGCTGCGCCGACTGGATGCGGTACGCATCTTCGAGCAACTCGCGGCCGCCGACCCCACGCTGGCGGCGTTCCTGTCCATCCACAACATGTGCGCCTGGATGGTGGACAGCTTCGGCACCGAGGAGCAGCGCAAGACCTGGGTGCCGAAGCTGGCCTCGATGGAGACCATCGCCAGCTACTGTCTGACCGAGCCAGGTGCCGGCTCGGATGCGGCGGCGCTGCGGACCAGGGCGGTTCGTGACGGCGATCATTACGTCCTCGACGGGGTCAAGCAGTTCATCTCCGGCGCGGGCATCTCGGACATGTACATCGTGATGGCCAGAACCGGCGCCGACGGCCCGAAGGGCATCTCGGCCTTCGTGGTCGAGAAGGACACGCCGGGGCTGAGTTTCGGTGCGCAGGAGCAGAAGATGGGCTGGAACGCCCAACCCACCGCACAGGTGATCTTCGAAGGGGTGCGCGTCCCGGCCGACGCCCTGCTCGGCGGCACCGAGGGCACCGGATTCGGGATCGCCATGAACGGCCTGAACGGCGGGCGGATCAACATTGCTGCCTGCTCGCTGGGCGGAGCTCAGGCCGCCTACGCCAAGACGTTGAGCTATCTGGCCGACCGTCAGGCCTTCGGCGGCGCCCTGATCGACGAGCCCACCATCCGGTTCACCTTGGCCGATATGGCCACCGGTTTGGAGACGTCACGAAACATGTTGTGGCGGGCAGCCTCCGCGCTCGATGGCAACCACCCCGACAAGGTGACGCTGTGTGCGATGGCCAAGCGGTATGTCACCGACACGTGTTACGAGGTGGCCGATCAGGCGTTGCAGTTGCATGGCGGCTACGGCTATCTGACTGAGTACGGTCTGGAGAAAATCGTCCGGGATCTGCGGGTGCACCGCATCCTTGAGGGAACCAACGAAATCATGCGTGTGGTGATCGGACGC